ACTTTCTTCTATCGCCGCCAAGGGAGTTGTTTCAGTGACGAACGGCAGGCAGGAAGATAGCTCCGGAAATCTTTTCATCCAATCGACGATACGCGTCAACTGGTCATCGGCCAGGTCGCGCATTCGGTCGCCCGTTTTTCTGGCCAATTGAGAAACTGCCATGCCAACCGGTCGGACGTGAAGCCACGACTGATCCATTAATGCTTGACACCAATGAAAGGCTTGGTCCGGTGGAATAACCCGGTCCACGGAACCATAGAGGAGTTCTCTTGCGCCGAAGCGCGAGAGCGCCCAAAACATCTGCGGATTGCTCCTCTTAGGCGTAATTTCAGAAAGCAGCATCTCACCCCATCGCGTTTTGTCGGTCGGCTGCAAATGTTCCAGGTTGGCCAGCAGCAGCCAGATTTCGAGCACCTCCTGGGCCGGCATCTTGGTTCGCGCCCCTTTTTTGGGCATCAGTACGGATGTCAGTTCCTGACTCAACTGCCGTTGTTGGCCTGCGGTAAGCCCGGCGCAAATTCGGCGCCACATAATCCACCACTCGGAGCGCACCTGTGCGTTTTTTGAATGAATCGGCCCCTGTTTGTGGAATTTCCATAGTTTTTTAAGCCGTTGGGGGTCAAATGCGTCCCCGAACCCAGGCCGCATGCAAAATCCCACGAGGTTCATCCAGCGGCTTTCCTGCTCCGCAACGATATAGCGGGCCGATTCCAATTCAAGCAGATCATCGCTCAGCATACGGATAAAGGACAAGGGCCAGTGTTCTTTTGCATGCCCCACCGTCTGCGAGATCTCCTTGACAACCGACTCAAGTTCATTTCGATTGACTTGTGATGAGAACACCCGTTCGATTTTATGGCGAATCCCATCCACAATCGAGGCCTCTATCACGCGTGTATCGGCCACCGTAGGGGATACATTCACTCGGTCCCGAAGTTGAAATTGAAGCTGCCAGCGGTGATTGGTCGCTCGACTGCGGCACCAGAGCGACAGTGTTCCTATTTCGGTATAGGTCGCTTCGAGTTGAACCGGAATTTCGGTTTGCTGGCTCTTTTTTCCGAATTCAATCACGGTTTGCAATGGCGGCATGGGGGTCAACGAATCATCCACAGTTACCAGATCACCGCAAGCATCACCGGACCGAAAGCTGGAGCTATAGACATCAAAGCGAACCGGTTGATTGGCCAGCACCTTAAAATTACGGTCTCTTAGTTCAATTTCCGATCCTTCATCCAGGCCGCGTTCTACCAGACATATGGCTTCACCGGGTGTATTTTCCGGACTATCCGTTTGGGTGGCCACACCAAGATAATAGGCCCGGGCGCTGCCGGAGCCGACACGAATACCGATACCGGTTTTAACCAGTCCGTAATAAGCGGCGCCCAAGGCCACCGCCAGATCCGGAACCGGGTTATCCAGCACGTTGGGACGTCCCTTGTTCGATTCACCAAACCAGTGACGCAGCGCTTCTCTAATATTATCCTGAATGATATCTGGCTTTAAAGATCCACCATTGAATAAGATATGGTTGGGGGCGGGATCCTCGCGCTGCAGCGCCATCGTGATATCGTTTCGGTGTTGCTCAATGAACCAGCATAAATGCTTGGTCACGGCCGCTTCGGGTTCATAAAGAAGACCGAGTTCCGATATGCCTTTTCGTTCGGTTCGCTTTCTGATCGTGCCGGAGGGTACCAACGGGAAAAATCCCTCCGTCACGACCGACTCCACGTCCTTTCGGGTCAGCTCGGCGGACAAGGTACCGGAAATAAGCTTTCCGCCCTCGCCCATCAAGGTAATTTTAACCGCTGCGGCATGGCCATCCAAAAGGGTTTCTTTGGCCTGACGGCATTGATGGCAGAGAGATTTCCAACGATCCGCGCCAAGCGATGCGGACTTGCCGGAAAACCGCATTTCTACTGTGCGGGCCAACGCGAGATCAACATTGTCGCCGCCCAGAATCAAATGATCGCCCACCGCAATTCTTTCAAAACGAGGGCTGCCATCTGTCTCCCGCAAGCTGATCAATGTAAAATCGGAGGTGCCGCCCCCCACGTCGCAGACGAGAATCAATTCACCGGGCCGGACCAAGTCTTGCCAATGGTGTTCATGCCGAATGAGCCAGGAATAAAAAACAGCCAGGGGTTCTTCGAGCAAGGTGATATTTTTTAAACCGGCCATGGCGGCGGCTTCAACCGTCAGATCCCGGGCCACCTCGTCAAAAGACGCCGGCACGGTAATAATGATCATCTGGTTTTCGAAAAACAGATCGTCGTTGTCTCCCTTGCCGTGGTTCCAGGCATTGCGAATATGAGAAAGGTAGGCGGCCGTCGCCTGCACTGGCGACACCTTATTGATATTTCCGGAAACGCCCCAGGGAAGAATTTTCGCCTGCCGGTCCACGTTGCTGTGGCAAAGCCAGCTTTTGGCGGAAGAAATTAATCTGGCAGGCACTTTGATCCCATGGTCCCTGGCAAAAGCGCCCACCACATGCGCGGGAGAATCCGACCAGGGAAGCGCAACGGCTTCTTTTGAAATGTCGTACTCCCCCGGAATGTATAAAAAGGAAGGCAGCACGGAAAGCTTGGTTATCTCGCCGGGACCAGTTAATTGGGACACGCGAAACAGCTTGATTGCTTGTTGTTTGGCTTTTTGAGAAATATGGGGGGGGATTTCCTGTAAATCCACATAGGATACCGCTGAGTTGGTTGTGCCCAGGTCAATACCGATGATGTACCGCTGATCAATCGCCACCGCTGTCCCTTTCTCGAACGTTGAATTCGAGCTTCCATTTGCGATCGTTTGTCGTGGAAGCGCACCAGACTTCCAATGTACCGATTTCCGTTACCGCGATTTCCAGGGTAACGGGAACCAGAGAGCCCAGTTCGCCATCCAGGGTGGTTTCCAAGGTCGTAATCGGTTCGATCTGCCCTTCCCAATCATCGATAATGGTACCGGGCGCATCGTCAAATCGCTCTGCGGAACCCAAAAAATCAAACATAACCGGCTCGCCTACAACCAGCACGAATTCCCGGGAAGACACAACCGCCATGCTCCCCTCCTCCATGCCGAATGGCGCAATGCATAAGGCGCGAATGGGCGTGGGCATGCCTGGAACTGCCGGCATGGCCGCGGCAATACCCAAATAATAAGATTTTCCAAGACCGCTGCGAATTCGGATGCCGTGGCCGCGTCGCGCAAGACCATAATAAGCCGCCCCCTTAGCGACCGCCAGATCATAATCGGTCGCGGCTATTTCCCTGACCGGAGCGGCTTTTTCGGAATCTTGCCATTGATTGAGAATATGCAACACACGTTTTCGCAGTTCATCGGCCTTCATCACGCCGCCGTTAAACAACACGGCCGTCGGATGGGCCGGTGCCTTCAAATGCGCATCCAGCCTGCTTAGAAAACGCGCCAAGTGCCGGGAAATAGAGGGATCAGCCTCATAGGCCAAGCCAATCTCCTTTAATCCGATCCGTTGCGGCGCCTTCGGTGTCTCGCTCCTGTCACAGGCGGGGAAAAAACCGTCCAGAATGATCGATTCGGCATCCTGCCGTGTGAGATCCGTTCGAAGGGTGCCCCCGATCAAGCTTCTTCCGGAACCGAGAATGGAAATCGGGTGCTGTGCCAGACCATCGGCGGCCAATATTTTTTCCTTGGCGTTTCGGCAACTATGCCATAATCCTTGCATTTGGCGGGCGTCCAGACGTTTTCCCTGATCTGAAAGCCGTTTTGAAAGCGAATAGGCAAGGGTCAGATCCATATTGTCGCCTCCCACCAGCAAATGCTCGCCCACGGCGATTCGCTCCAAGGCCAACTCCCCTTCACTTTCGGACACACGAATCATGCTGAAATCGCTGGTGCCGCCACCAATGTCAAACACCAGAATCATATCCCCAACGGAAACCTGTTCCCGCCAGGACTCACCAGACGCGGCGATCCAGGCATAAAAAGCAGCCTGTGGCTCTTCCAAAAGGGTCACATGCGAAAGTCCGGCCAACCGGGCCGCTTGAACGGTCAGTTCCCGGGCGACGGCGTCAAAGGAAGCCGGTACCGTCAACAAAATGTCCTGGTTTTCCAGCAGGAGCCGTTCATCGACCCCGTTGTCCTTTTGTGCCATCAAGTGGTTCCAGGCCTGTCGAATATGATGTAAAATTTTGGCGGACGCTTCCACGGGTGAGAGCTTCGGGCAATCCTCCGGGCCTTTCCAGGGAAGAATGGCTTTATTGCGATCCACGTGCGTATGGCAAAGCCATGATTTTGCAGAGGATATGAGCCGTTGAGAAATTTCAACGCCTCTTGTCTTGGCAAATTCTCCCACGGTAAACGCGGCCTCATCGGGCCAGGGAAGCGATAACGCGTCTTGCGGCACATCATGCGGACCCGGGGCCAGAATAAACGACGGAAGCATCTGCCGTTCTTCCACCACGCCGGGCCCGACGGTCTGAGGAATATTCAACACATGAACAACCGGGGTTTGACCGGGTTGTAACCTTGCTTTCGTATACGAGACCACGCTGTTTGTGGTACCGAGATCGATCCCGATGATATATTCAGATTCCATCATTTAGGTTATGTATTTCCAACTCATGGCGCCGACTGGGGCGGTACGGGTTTATAAAAGAGATATTATTGGATTTCCACTTCCGCAGGGGCCAGAATTCCTTCATCCTGGGTTCCGGATAGCGTCGGCAACTCCTCTTTTTTGGATTGCCATCCGCGATGACGCAAAATGCCCTGAAATGGCGGTTCCCCGCTCACATTTCCAATCAGTTTGATCGCTGCCGGATTAAACCCCGGTTCAACCGTAACGGCGTCCCCTTCGGTTTTATCGATGATCGGTTTGGGAGCAAGGGATTTATCGATAATTTTTTTGCAGCTTTCGTGAATACCGCGGACCGCGGCACCGATTTGCGCATCGTCATACAAGCTCAAATCTTCAGCCATAAAGTCGATCAGGCGCCCTTCACGCTGAAGCAGTGATACTAAATAAAAATACATCTGTTTATCATGGCGGCGCTTTTGTGCGTGAAGCTCACTGTCATCCGATTTTTTGGGTGTTAGCGTCCGCCCCTGCTTTTTGTCAATTGAGAGCGGCATCAATTTCTTGAGCGATTTTCTAACCCCCATCCACAGGGAAAGAGCGGTAATCAAAAAAACAATGGCCAAGGTCGGCAGCGCGCACTGAAACAGATGCTTTTCGGTTGACGCCAGCAGCTGGGTGATTTTCGGAAATAGCTCGGAATCAGGGGTGATGCCGATCATTCCCGGCAGGTCGGTTTTCAAGAGCGTCATGCCAAAAAACATGAGTAGAAATACCAAAGCGCCCAGCAGAAAAAAATAAATGATAATTCTGAAAAAAGCGCGGCGTGAAAACATTTTTAAAATATCCAAAATCACTATCTCCTTCACAGCAGATTTTATAACATGCAGTTATCGTGTTGAATGAGGTTGAAACATACCGCTTCCGATTGGGAAGTGCCTGTTTTCGTTTGGACACTAAATACATCGAATGCTGCTGTCAAGGGGCTTTTGCGGCTTCTCCCCCTATCATCTTCCGTTTTTTGTTGTATCGACAAAGCTGTGCGCGAATAAGTGGATATTGAGGCTTTACCTGCGCCGGTACTCCATGCTAAGGAAATGATGCAAGCGTCAGGGAAGTGGACAACGAACCGAATACAACGGGAACAAATATCAAAATTTAAAGTAATGACCTTAAAATACGGAAAAAAGACTTTTCAAAACGAA
The genomic region above belongs to Desulfobacterales bacterium and contains:
- a CDS encoding Hsp70 family protein yields the protein MAIDQRYIIGIDLGTTNSAVSYVDLQEIPPHISQKAKQQAIKLFRVSQLTGPGEITKLSVLPSFLYIPGEYDISKEAVALPWSDSPAHVVGAFARDHGIKVPARLISSAKSWLCHSNVDRQAKILPWGVSGNINKVSPVQATAAYLSHIRNAWNHGKGDNDDLFFENQMIIITVPASFDEVARDLTVEAAAMAGLKNITLLEEPLAVFYSWLIRHEHHWQDLVRPGELILVCDVGGGTSDFTLISLRETDGSPRFERIAVGDHLILGGDNVDLALARTVEMRFSGKSASLGADRWKSLCHQCRQAKETLLDGHAAAVKITLMGEGGKLISGTLSAELTRKDVESVVTEGFFPLVPSGTIRKRTERKGISELGLLYEPEAAVTKHLCWFIEQHRNDITMALQREDPAPNHILFNGGSLKPDIIQDNIREALRHWFGESNKGRPNVLDNPVPDLAVALGAAYYGLVKTGIGIRVGSGSARAYYLGVATQTDSPENTPGEAICLVERGLDEGSEIELRDRNFKVLANQPVRFDVYSSSFRSGDACGDLVTVDDSLTPMPPLQTVIEFGKKSQQTEIPVQLEATYTEIGTLSLWCRSRATNHRWQLQFQLRDRVNVSPTVADTRVIEASIVDGIRHKIERVFSSQVNRNELESVVKEISQTVGHAKEHWPLSFIRMLSDDLLELESARYIVAEQESRWMNLVGFCMRPGFGDAFDPQRLKKLWKFHKQGPIHSKNAQVRSEWWIMWRRICAGLTAGQQRQLSQELTSVLMPKKGARTKMPAQEVLEIWLLLANLEHLQPTDKTRWGEMLLSEITPKRSNPQMFWALSRFGARELLYGSVDRVIPPDQAFHWCQALMDQSWLHVRPVGMAVSQLARKTGDRMRDLADDQLTRIVDWMKRFPELSSCLPFVTETTPLAAIEESAIFGEQLPSGLILHD
- a CDS encoding Hsp70 family protein, with the translated sequence MMESEYIIGIDLGTTNSVVSYTKARLQPGQTPVVHVLNIPQTVGPGVVEERQMLPSFILAPGPHDVPQDALSLPWPDEAAFTVGEFAKTRGVEISQRLISSAKSWLCHTHVDRNKAILPWKGPEDCPKLSPVEASAKILHHIRQAWNHLMAQKDNGVDERLLLENQDILLTVPASFDAVARELTVQAARLAGLSHVTLLEEPQAAFYAWIAASGESWREQVSVGDMILVFDIGGGTSDFSMIRVSESEGELALERIAVGEHLLVGGDNMDLTLAYSLSKRLSDQGKRLDARQMQGLWHSCRNAKEKILAADGLAQHPISILGSGRSLIGGTLRTDLTRQDAESIILDGFFPACDRSETPKAPQRIGLKEIGLAYEADPSISRHLARFLSRLDAHLKAPAHPTAVLFNGGVMKADELRKRVLHILNQWQDSEKAAPVREIAATDYDLAVAKGAAYYGLARRGHGIRIRSGLGKSYYLGIAAAMPAVPGMPTPIRALCIAPFGMEEGSMAVVSSREFVLVVGEPVMFDFLGSAERFDDAPGTIIDDWEGQIEPITTLETTLDGELGSLVPVTLEIAVTEIGTLEVWCASTTNDRKWKLEFNVRERDSGGD
- a CDS encoding DUF2760 domain-containing protein, coding for MDILKMFSRRAFFRIIIYFFLLGALVFLLMFFGMTLLKTDLPGMIGITPDSELFPKITQLLASTEKHLFQCALPTLAIVFLITALSLWMGVRKSLKKLMPLSIDKKQGRTLTPKKSDDSELHAQKRRHDKQMYFYLVSLLQREGRLIDFMAEDLSLYDDAQIGAAVRGIHESCKKIIDKSLAPKPIIDKTEGDAVTVEPGFNPAAIKLIGNVSGEPPFQGILRHRGWQSKKEELPTLSGTQDEGILAPAEVEIQ